The following are from one region of the Paramagnetospirillum magnetotacticum MS-1 genome:
- a CDS encoding NAD kinase — protein sequence MTFNSIAFVAAETEAAKAALTRLQARYPHVPPEEADLIVALGGDGFMLETLHRFVERRVPIYGMNRGSVGFLMNVYREHGLIERLSKAEEVILHPLRMKARTSSGEEVEALAINEVSLLRETRQAAKLRIRIDGKIRMDELICDGILLSTPAGSTAYNLSAHGPIIPLGAGIAALTPISAFRPRRWRGALLPHTAKVVFEILESDKRPVSAVADYTEARDVVEVEVREDRSCDLFMLFDPEHNLEERIITEQFLP from the coding sequence ATGACCTTCAACTCCATCGCTTTCGTCGCCGCCGAGACCGAGGCCGCCAAGGCGGCATTGACCCGTCTTCAGGCCCGCTATCCCCATGTGCCGCCCGAAGAGGCCGATTTGATCGTCGCCCTGGGCGGTGATGGATTCATGCTGGAAACCCTGCACCGTTTCGTGGAGCGCCGGGTGCCCATCTACGGCATGAACCGGGGCAGCGTCGGCTTCCTGATGAACGTCTACCGCGAGCATGGGCTGATCGAGCGCCTGTCCAAGGCGGAAGAGGTGATTTTGCACCCCTTGCGCATGAAGGCACGGACCTCCTCGGGCGAGGAGGTGGAGGCGCTGGCCATCAACGAAGTGTCGTTGCTGCGCGAGACCCGTCAGGCGGCCAAGCTGCGCATCCGTATCGACGGCAAGATCCGCATGGACGAACTGATCTGTGACGGCATTCTGCTGTCCACTCCGGCGGGCAGCACCGCCTATAATCTTTCGGCCCATGGGCCGATCATTCCCTTGGGCGCGGGCATCGCGGCGCTGACCCCCATATCCGCCTTCCGGCCCCGGCGCTGGCGTGGCGCCCTGCTGCCCCATACCGCCAAGGTGGTGTTCGAGATTCTGGAAAGCGACAAGCGCCCGGTCAGCGCCGTGGCCGATTACACCGAGGCCCGCGACGTGGTCGAGGTGGAGGTGCGCGAGGACCGCTCCTGCGACCTGTTCATGCTGTTCGACCCCGAGCACAATCTGGAGGAACGCATCATCACCGAGCAGTTTCTGCCGTGA
- a CDS encoding LD-carboxypeptidase has translation MAVGKTRIGIVAPGTAIDRDISGRVAALAERLYPDGRVDLIFHPQCFETWGHFAGNDEARTGALVQYANDDSLDAVWFARGGYGACRLIEGLLPSLSEAARRKVYMGYSDAGSLLGALYGRGFHHLAHGPMPVDIIRPGGEAAVARALSFLVERKIEALEPSLSAEVPAAAFNLTILCHLLGTPWQPDLSDHVLMVEEVSEYMYRIDRDLFQLTSNPALRRVVGLKLGRCSDIPPNQPDFGQSEEQVARAWCKRSGIAYLGRADIGHDVGNKVVPFGLWRV, from the coding sequence ATGGCGGTGGGCAAGACCAGGATCGGCATCGTCGCGCCGGGAACGGCCATCGATCGCGACATCTCCGGGCGGGTGGCGGCCCTGGCGGAGCGTCTTTACCCCGATGGCCGGGTGGACCTGATCTTCCACCCCCAATGCTTCGAGACCTGGGGCCATTTCGCCGGAAACGACGAGGCGCGGACCGGGGCGCTTGTCCAATACGCCAATGATGACAGCCTGGACGCTGTGTGGTTCGCCCGTGGCGGCTATGGCGCCTGCCGCCTGATCGAGGGGCTGTTGCCGTCCTTAAGCGAGGCGGCGCGGCGCAAGGTCTATATGGGCTATTCCGACGCAGGCTCGCTACTGGGCGCGCTTTACGGGCGCGGCTTTCATCATCTGGCCCACGGTCCCATGCCGGTGGACATCATCCGGCCGGGGGGAGAGGCGGCGGTGGCCCGCGCCCTGTCCTTCCTGGTGGAGCGCAAGATCGAGGCGTTGGAGCCCTCCCTGTCGGCGGAAGTTCCGGCGGCGGCTTTCAATCTCACCATTTTGTGCCATCTGCTGGGCACGCCCTGGCAGCCCGATCTGTCGGACCATGTGCTGATGGTCGAGGAAGTGTCGGAATACATGTACCGCATCGACCGCGATCTCTTCCAACTGACCAGCAATCCCGCCCTGCGCCGTGTGGTCGGGCTGAAACTGGGCCGCTGCTCCGACATTCCGCCCAACCAGCCCGATTTCGGACAAAGCGAGGAACAGGTGGCGCGCGCCTGGTGCAAACGGTCCGGCATCGCCTATCTGGGCCGCGCCGATATCGGCCACGATGTGGGCAACAAGGTGGTGCCGTTTGGATTGTGGCGGGTTTGA
- a CDS encoding HAD family hydrolase, which produces MSPIRAVLFDLDGVLVDAREWHWEALNQALRLFGYEIGREEHLTTFDGLPTRKKLAYLHEHRGFPKGLAGVINELKQVYTKQLIATHCFPVFHIEYAVSRLKTENYKLAVCTNSIRETCDMMLGQSGLLDYFDTTLSNQDCARPKPDPDIYVTAMSRLGVAPAETVIVEDNDYGVQAATASGAHVLRVADPSEVTYWNIRSRIRQVEAAS; this is translated from the coding sequence TTGAGCCCCATCCGCGCCGTTCTGTTCGACCTCGACGGCGTCCTGGTGGATGCCCGCGAGTGGCACTGGGAGGCGCTGAATCAGGCGCTGCGCCTGTTCGGCTATGAGATCGGCCGCGAAGAGCATCTGACCACCTTCGACGGATTGCCCACCCGCAAGAAGCTGGCCTATCTCCACGAGCATCGGGGATTCCCCAAGGGCCTGGCCGGGGTGATCAACGAGCTGAAGCAGGTCTATACCAAGCAGTTGATCGCCACCCACTGCTTCCCCGTGTTCCACATCGAATACGCGGTGTCGCGTCTCAAGACCGAGAATTACAAGCTGGCGGTCTGCACCAATTCCATCCGCGAGACTTGCGACATGATGCTGGGCCAGTCGGGACTGCTGGACTATTTCGATACCACTTTGTCCAACCAGGATTGCGCCCGGCCCAAGCCCGATCCCGACATCTATGTCACCGCCATGAGCCGCCTGGGCGTGGCGCCCGCCGAGACGGTGATCGTCGAGGACAATGATTACGGCGTGCAGGCAGCCACCGCTTCGGGCGCCCATGTCCTGCGGGTGGCCGATCCAAGCGAGGTGACCTACTGGAATATCCGCAGCCGAATCCGCCAGGTGGAGGCCGCGTCATGA
- a CDS encoding PI-PLC domain-containing protein translates to MGARILAHRGAWKQKAEQNRPDRLGHALRAGFGIETDLRDRLGAVVVSHDMPGADAPALDVCWTEWMDLASPERVLALNVKADGLAEIMAPLVAGRASDYFFFDMSVPDMRHYLRLGLTTFTRHSDAEPSPAYYAASAGVWMDELEREWITATDISAHLDAGKKVALVSGELHRRDKAPIWDLARHFRHDDRVLICTDLPEELQEFLR, encoded by the coding sequence ATGGGCGCGCGGATTCTGGCTCATCGCGGAGCCTGGAAGCAAAAGGCCGAACAGAACCGCCCCGACCGCCTCGGCCATGCTCTGCGGGCCGGGTTCGGGATCGAGACCGATCTGCGCGACCGATTGGGCGCCGTGGTGGTCTCCCACGACATGCCCGGCGCGGACGCCCCCGCCCTGGACGTGTGCTGGACCGAGTGGATGGACCTGGCCTCGCCCGAGCGCGTTCTGGCGCTCAACGTCAAGGCCGACGGTCTGGCCGAGATCATGGCCCCGCTGGTGGCGGGCCGGGCCTCGGACTACTTCTTCTTCGACATGTCGGTTCCCGATATGCGCCACTATCTGCGCCTGGGCCTGACTACCTTCACGCGCCATTCCGATGCCGAACCGTCGCCCGCCTATTACGCGGCCAGCGCCGGGGTATGGATGGACGAGTTGGAGCGGGAATGGATCACCGCCACCGATATCTCGGCCCATTTGGATGCCGGCAAGAAGGTCGCCCTGGTCTCGGGCGAATTGCACCGCCGGGATAAGGCGCCCATCTGGGATCTGGCCCGGCATTTCCGCCATGACGACCGCGTCTTGATCTGCACCGATCTTCCCGAAGAATTGCAGGAGTTCTTGCGTTGA
- a CDS encoding helix-turn-helix transcriptional regulator: MVEQAEFAVLSRRLGDRVKAFRARRGMSRKDLSSHAGISERYLAQLEGGQANVSVNILWLLAQAMDTAITDLIEAESETGHPDLPLAKKFLDQLNPDQQSEAYVLLRQNFKRGLKLKRRVALIGLRGAGKTTLGQAVAERFASPFVRITSVIEQMAGMDMTEILLSTGQKGYRKLEYSALENTVEAQPSMVLEAGGSLVSEPRTFELLLQSCFTVWVQATPEDHMRRVMGQGDLRPIAGQQMAAMEDLRAILDARRHLYGRADAVLNTSGRSIADSTEELSRLCAPHLGL; this comes from the coding sequence ATGGTCGAACAGGCGGAATTCGCCGTTCTTTCCAGGCGGTTGGGCGATCGGGTCAAGGCATTCCGCGCCCGGCGCGGCATGTCGCGCAAGGATCTGTCCAGCCATGCCGGTATTTCCGAGCGCTATCTCGCCCAACTGGAGGGCGGCCAGGCCAATGTCAGCGTCAATATCCTGTGGCTGCTGGCCCAGGCCATGGATACCGCCATCACCGACCTGATCGAGGCGGAATCCGAGACCGGCCATCCCGATCTGCCGCTGGCCAAGAAGTTCCTGGATCAGCTGAACCCCGATCAGCAATCCGAGGCTTATGTCCTGCTGCGCCAGAACTTCAAGCGCGGCCTGAAGCTCAAGCGCCGGGTGGCGCTGATCGGCCTGCGGGGCGCGGGCAAGACCACGCTGGGCCAGGCGGTGGCCGAGCGTTTTGCCTCCCCCTTCGTGCGCATCACCTCGGTGATCGAGCAGATGGCGGGCATGGACATGACCGAGATTTTGCTGTCCACCGGTCAGAAGGGCTATCGCAAGCTGGAATATTCCGCCCTGGAGAACACGGTGGAGGCTCAGCCCTCCATGGTGCTGGAGGCGGGCGGCTCGCTGGTCTCCGAGCCCAGAACCTTCGAATTGCTGCTGCAGTCGTGCTTTACCGTCTGGGTCCAGGCGACGCCCGAGGACCATATGCGCCGCGTCATGGGCCAGGGCGATCTGCGCCCCATCGCCGGGCAGCAAATGGCCGCCATGGAAGACCTTCGGGCCATTCTCGATGCCCGGCGCCATCTCTATGGCCGGGCCGACGCGGTGCTCAACACGTCGGGCCGCAGTATCGCCGACAGCACCGAGGAATTATCGCGGCTTTGCGCCCCCCATCTGGGGCTGTGA
- a CDS encoding AbrB family transcriptional regulator has translation MNSPPIRWLTALGLGAVGGGLFAALDLPLPWMLGALTATTLASLGGIRPEVPVQLRSVMIAVLGLMLGSAFSPELLGRVGRWSDSLLVLLLATAASGLLVTVYLQRKSDMSRVTAFFAAAPGGINEMVVTGGAMGGDERTIALSHSLRILLIVFTVPFGYRLIAHVHSVPMADSMGLLTDLGARDALVMAGSALVGSLLARLIRLPAWMLTGPMLASAGLHLSGLTAFRPPAELVVLAQVVTGASIGCRFRGLSWAEMAAMARPALGATAIMLVLSAGAAALLAMGGHSSFGVLLLAFVPGGIAEMCLVALALGQDVAFVSTHHVVRVVMVIMLAPPLFKLLEQRGRRS, from the coding sequence ATGAATTCACCTCCAATTCGCTGGCTTACCGCCCTTGGCCTGGGCGCCGTGGGCGGCGGACTCTTCGCGGCACTTGATCTGCCGCTGCCCTGGATGCTGGGCGCACTGACCGCCACCACCCTGGCTTCGCTTGGCGGGATCAGGCCCGAGGTTCCCGTCCAGTTGCGCAGCGTGATGATCGCCGTGCTGGGTCTGATGCTGGGCAGCGCCTTTTCCCCCGAATTGCTGGGCCGGGTCGGGCGGTGGAGCGATTCCCTGCTGGTCTTGCTGTTGGCCACCGCCGCCAGTGGTCTGCTGGTCACCGTCTATCTTCAACGGAAATCGGACATGAGCCGGGTCACCGCCTTTTTTGCCGCCGCGCCGGGTGGCATCAACGAGATGGTGGTGACCGGCGGCGCCATGGGCGGCGACGAGAGGACCATCGCGCTGTCCCATTCCTTGCGCATTCTGCTGATCGTCTTCACGGTGCCCTTCGGCTATCGCCTGATCGCCCATGTCCATTCCGTGCCCATGGCCGACAGCATGGGGCTTTTGACCGATCTGGGCGCAAGGGATGCGCTTGTCATGGCGGGTTCGGCTCTGGTCGGATCCTTGTTGGCCCGGCTGATCCGTCTGCCAGCCTGGATGCTGACCGGTCCCATGCTGGCTAGCGCGGGTCTGCATCTGTCCGGGCTGACCGCCTTTCGTCCGCCCGCCGAACTGGTGGTGCTGGCCCAGGTGGTGACGGGCGCCTCAATCGGCTGCCGCTTCCGGGGTTTGTCCTGGGCCGAGATGGCGGCGATGGCCCGCCCGGCGCTGGGCGCCACCGCCATCATGCTGGTCCTGTCGGCGGGCGCCGCCGCCTTGCTGGCCATGGGCGGGCATTCGTCCTTCGGGGTTCTGCTGCTGGCCTTCGTGCCCGGCGGCATCGCGGAGATGTGTCTGGTGGCGCTGGCGCTGGGCCAGGATGTGGCCTTCGTTTCCACCCATCATGTGGTGCGGGTGGTGATGGTGATCATGCTGGCGCCGCCCCTCTTCAAACTGCTGGAACAACGGGGGAGGCGGTCATGA
- a CDS encoding glycosyltransferase family 2 protein, whose protein sequence is MTQNLTIVIPMAGEGSRFAQAGYAKPKPFIDVLGRPMIRHVIDNVAYPGADTLLIARKAHCEAEPGVVDELKAAGIRFHLLDGLTEGTACTLLAAYDKMDPDSPILVANSDQFVDGGAAAMLDDALARDLDGSIMVFKSEPHPKWSYAKMGPDGLVERVAEKDPISEWATVGLYYFKSARAFRQAALAMIAANDRVNNEFYTCPVYNYLLETGARVGVWEIAQTAMHGLGTPDDLDAFIAERAAAAST, encoded by the coding sequence ATGACCCAAAATCTCACAATCGTCATTCCCATGGCGGGCGAAGGCTCGCGCTTCGCCCAGGCGGGCTATGCCAAGCCCAAGCCGTTCATCGACGTGCTGGGCCGCCCCATGATCCGCCACGTCATCGACAATGTGGCCTATCCGGGGGCTGACACCCTGCTCATCGCGCGCAAGGCCCATTGCGAGGCCGAACCCGGCGTGGTGGACGAATTGAAGGCGGCGGGCATCCGCTTTCATCTGCTGGATGGGTTGACCGAGGGCACCGCCTGCACCTTGCTGGCCGCCTATGACAAGATGGACCCCGACAGCCCGATCCTGGTGGCCAATTCCGACCAGTTCGTGGATGGCGGCGCGGCGGCCATGCTGGACGACGCCCTGGCCCGCGATCTCGACGGCTCCATCATGGTGTTCAAGTCCGAGCCCCACCCCAAATGGTCCTATGCCAAGATGGGGCCTGACGGATTGGTGGAGCGTGTGGCGGAAAAGGACCCCATCAGCGAATGGGCCACGGTGGGCCTTTACTACTTCAAGTCGGCCAGGGCCTTCCGTCAGGCGGCCCTGGCGATGATTGCCGCCAATGACCGGGTGAACAACGAGTTCTACACCTGCCCGGTCTACAACTATCTCCTCGAGACGGGGGCCAGGGTCGGCGTGTGGGAGATCGCCCAGACCGCCATGCATGGACTGGGCACGCCCGACGATCTGGACGCCTTCATCGCCGAGCGGGCCGCCGCCGCGTCCACCTGA
- a CDS encoding DUF992 domain-containing protein — translation MKKWIASTVVALAALFAFGNEARADGGVVLGILTCSKTGTGTTYVVHSSNPVACEYNGVGGPSKYTGTSGILFGIDLEIEHIEGMGYLVIGGTMTNKDSLAGYYIGAKASITFGLGLAAQAGLAGIGNDIVLVPVGLGGQIGIGATAGLSYADLKGAK, via the coding sequence ATGAAGAAGTGGATTGCTTCGACGGTTGTCGCTTTGGCGGCTCTGTTCGCGTTTGGCAACGAGGCCCGCGCCGATGGCGGCGTGGTGTTGGGTATTCTGACCTGCAGCAAGACTGGAACCGGCACCACCTATGTGGTCCATTCCAGCAATCCGGTCGCCTGCGAATATAACGGCGTCGGTGGTCCGTCCAAATATACCGGCACCAGCGGCATCCTGTTCGGCATCGATCTCGAGATCGAGCACATTGAGGGCATGGGCTATCTGGTCATCGGCGGCACCATGACCAACAAGGACAGCCTGGCCGGATATTATATCGGCGCCAAGGCCTCGATCACCTTCGGTCTCGGCCTTGCCGCGCAGGCCGGTTTGGCCGGTATCGGCAACGACATCGTCCTGGTTCCGGTCGGCCTGGGCGGCCAGATCGGCATCGGTGCCACCGCCGGTCTTTCCTATGCGGATCTGAAGGGCGCCAAGTAA
- a CDS encoding glycosyltransferase encodes MIQILMPIAGSARPFHEMGQKFPKPLIEVLGHPMVEYAIRSSRPAGDHRFIFVTNAADRQEFHLDSVLKLLAPGCTIVQTEKPTGGALCTALLAVDHIDRAAPLLVCNGDQWVNRGIQPALDEFRTRDLDVGIVTFTSMHPRWSFVRTDEDGMVVETAEKNPISNHATVGAYYYREGDMFIRSAEKSLLKNTLVNNQFFIVPSINQLILEGARVGQYKIPNAEFHPLGIPEDVSHFLDHYQTSPLDQ; translated from the coding sequence ATGATCCAGATCCTCATGCCCATCGCCGGTTCGGCCAGGCCCTTCCACGAAATGGGTCAGAAATTCCCCAAGCCGCTGATCGAAGTGCTGGGCCACCCCATGGTGGAATACGCCATCCGCTCATCCCGGCCCGCTGGCGACCATCGTTTCATCTTCGTCACCAACGCCGCCGACCGCCAGGAATTCCACCTGGATTCGGTCCTCAAGCTGCTGGCGCCCGGCTGCACCATCGTCCAGACGGAAAAGCCCACCGGCGGCGCGCTGTGCACCGCTTTGCTGGCCGTCGACCATATCGACCGCGCCGCGCCGCTTTTGGTGTGCAACGGCGACCAGTGGGTGAATCGGGGCATTCAGCCCGCCTTGGACGAGTTCCGCACCCGCGATCTGGATGTGGGCATCGTGACCTTCACCTCCATGCATCCGCGCTGGTCCTTCGTGCGTACCGACGAGGATGGCATGGTAGTGGAAACCGCCGAGAAGAACCCCATCAGCAACCACGCCACGGTGGGCGCCTATTACTACCGCGAAGGCGACATGTTCATCCGCAGCGCCGAGAAGTCGCTTTTGAAGAACACATTGGTCAACAACCAGTTCTTCATCGTACCCTCCATCAACCAGCTGATCCTGGAAGGGGCGCGCGTCGGCCAGTACAAGATCCCCAATGCCGAGTTCCATCCGCTGGGTATCCCCGAGGACGTGTCGCACTTCCTCGATCACTACCAGACCTCGCCGCTCGATCAATGA
- a CDS encoding WbuC family cupin fold metalloprotein produces the protein MKLIHSRDLAELSAQAAMGPRRRLNINLHPDASDPVQRMVIAFEPETYIRPHRHPVQFETFIWLGGWARLLSFTDDGRVDAIIDLAGDAARVVEIPPGTWHSLVSLAEGTRMVEVKPGPYRPTMEADFAAWAPPEGHGEASACRDWMSACLAGQAHNYRA, from the coding sequence ATGAAGCTTATCCATTCACGGGACCTGGCCGAACTGAGCGCCCAGGCCGCCATGGGGCCACGGCGGCGGCTCAATATCAACCTGCACCCGGATGCCTCGGACCCGGTCCAGCGCATGGTGATCGCCTTCGAGCCAGAGACCTATATCCGTCCCCATCGCCATCCTGTTCAGTTCGAGACCTTCATCTGGCTGGGGGGCTGGGCGCGCCTGTTGTCATTCACCGATGACGGCCGGGTGGACGCGATCATTGATCTGGCCGGGGACGCGGCGCGCGTGGTGGAAATTCCGCCCGGCACCTGGCATTCGTTGGTGTCGCTGGCCGAGGGAACCCGGATGGTCGAGGTCAAACCCGGCCCCTACCGGCCCACCATGGAGGCGGACTTCGCCGCCTGGGCCCCGCCCGAAGGGCATGGGGAGGCGTCGGCATGCCGCGACTGGATGTCGGCATGTCTTGCCGGGCAAGCCCACAATTACAGGGCGTAA
- a CDS encoding UDP-N-acetylmuramate--L-alanine ligase: MERDTPYFFCGIGGSGMLPLALIVHARGHKVAGSDRSLDQGRLAPKFEYLQGLGIRLFPQDGSGITDPAQVLVTSAAVEDTVPDVVAARAQGAPMLTRPQLLARLFNASTLPIGIAGTSGKSTTTGMLGWVLERCGQRPTVMNGAVMKNFVRPDSPFSSALVGAGPAFVAEVDESDGSIANYTPQIALVNNIALDHKSMDELRRLFADFTAKARIAVLNLDNDETAALAATLPADRLRTYSLNDTGADLRAEDITPAPDGIGFTAREKNGQAVAVKLLVPGRHNVANALAALAAARAAGLGLEESARALGEFSGVRRRLETVGSRGGVTVIDDFAHNPDKIAATLATLHDWPGRLLVMFQPHGFGPLRLMKDEFVACFAGKLGPDDVLIMPDPVYFGGTVDRSVTSDHIAEAVTARGHKALAIPERAACGDALVKMARPGDRIVIMGARDDTLSLFAEDILGRLPSIGLDQS, translated from the coding sequence ATGGAGCGAGACACCCCCTATTTCTTTTGCGGCATCGGCGGCAGCGGCATGCTTCCCCTGGCGCTGATCGTCCATGCCCGCGGCCACAAAGTGGCCGGGTCCGACCGATCCCTGGACCAGGGGCGCTTGGCGCCCAAATTCGAATATCTGCAAGGGTTAGGCATCCGCCTGTTCCCCCAGGATGGCAGCGGCATCACCGACCCGGCCCAGGTCCTGGTCACCTCGGCGGCGGTGGAAGACACGGTGCCCGACGTGGTGGCGGCCCGCGCGCAGGGCGCCCCCATGCTGACCCGGCCGCAATTGCTGGCCCGGTTGTTCAACGCCTCAACGCTTCCCATCGGCATCGCAGGCACCAGCGGCAAATCCACCACCACCGGCATGCTGGGATGGGTGTTAGAGCGATGCGGCCAGCGGCCCACGGTGATGAACGGCGCGGTGATGAAGAATTTCGTCCGCCCCGACTCGCCCTTTTCCAGCGCATTGGTGGGAGCGGGCCCGGCCTTCGTGGCCGAGGTGGACGAGAGCGACGGCTCCATCGCCAATTACACGCCCCAGATCGCCCTGGTGAACAATATCGCGCTCGACCACAAATCCATGGACGAGTTGCGCCGCCTGTTCGCCGACTTCACCGCCAAGGCGCGGATAGCGGTTCTCAATCTGGACAATGACGAGACGGCGGCCCTGGCCGCCACCTTGCCTGCCGACAGGCTGCGCACTTACAGCCTGAACGACACGGGCGCCGATCTTCGGGCCGAGGACATCACGCCCGCCCCCGATGGCATCGGTTTCACGGCGCGAGAAAAGAATGGCCAAGCCGTAGCGGTCAAGCTGTTGGTCCCTGGTCGCCACAACGTCGCTAACGCCCTGGCCGCCCTGGCTGCCGCGCGGGCCGCCGGGCTTGGCCTGGAGGAGTCGGCAAGGGCGCTGGGCGAATTTTCCGGCGTGCGCCGCCGCCTGGAGACCGTGGGCAGCAGGGGCGGCGTGACGGTCATCGACGACTTCGCCCACAACCCCGACAAGATCGCCGCAACCCTGGCCACCCTGCACGACTGGCCGGGACGCCTGCTGGTCATGTTCCAGCCCCATGGGTTCGGGCCGCTGCGCCTGATGAAGGACGAATTCGTCGCCTGCTTCGCCGGGAAGCTAGGGCCGGACGACGTTCTGATCATGCCCGACCCGGTCTATTTCGGCGGCACGGTCGACCGTTCGGTGACCAGCGATCATATCGCCGAAGCCGTCACTGCGCGGGGCCATAAGGCCCTGGCGATCCCCGAACGCGCCGCCTGCGGCGACGCCCTGGTCAAGATGGCCCGGCCCGGCGACCGCATCGTCATCATGGGGGCCAGGGACGACACCCTTTCCCTCTTCGCCGAGGACATCCTCGGCCGTCTTCCTTCCATCGGGCTGGATCAATCATGA
- a CDS encoding NADH-ubiquinone oxidoreductase-F iron-sulfur binding region domain-containing protein: MSATPRTHRRLGPPAASPECVAEVEALLPDDFRRRDLLIENLHALQDRFGGLFRRHLTALAEEMRLSPAEVQEVASFYAHFRLLDDDEAAPGAVLRRCTGPACAMRMPERVPEGVVVEEAPCMGLCDHAPASLPGKGVVSDAILHEDYPVLARCRSGELPRDEVLAELERAGLRGMGGAGFPTARKWRAVAARPGPRLVVVNADEGEPGTFKDRWFLQTNAARVLEGALIAAWAVEADEVYLYLRDEYADLHKLLTVLIRALPGSVPVHLRRGAGAYVCGEESALIESLEGKRGLPRQRPPYVAEVGLFGRPTVVNNVETLYWVSRILAEGAELFTDEGRNGHRGLRTYSVSGRVRLPGVKIAPNGITITELIEEFCGGMEDGHQLRAYLPGGASGGFLPAHVTPPLAFGAIEEHGGFIGSAAVVVFSQEDDLRAHALNLARFFAHESCGQCTPCRVGTAKAADLLASPRWDEDLLNDLAQVMRDASICGLGQAAPNVWQSLLRHFPEVVT; encoded by the coding sequence ATGAGCGCCACCCCCCGCACCCATCGCCGTCTCGGTCCCCCCGCCGCCTCGCCCGAATGCGTGGCCGAAGTGGAGGCCCTGCTGCCCGACGATTTCCGCCGCCGCGATCTGCTGATCGAGAATCTGCACGCGTTGCAGGACCGTTTCGGCGGGCTGTTCCGCCGCCATCTTACCGCTCTGGCCGAGGAGATGCGGCTTAGTCCCGCCGAAGTGCAGGAGGTGGCCAGCTTCTATGCCCATTTCCGCCTGCTGGATGACGACGAGGCCGCGCCTGGGGCCGTCTTACGCCGCTGTACCGGCCCGGCCTGCGCCATGCGGATGCCGGAGCGAGTGCCCGAGGGTGTCGTGGTCGAGGAGGCGCCTTGCATGGGGCTGTGCGATCACGCCCCGGCCAGCCTGCCGGGTAAGGGTGTGGTGTCCGATGCGATCCTCCACGAGGATTACCCTGTTCTCGCCCGCTGCCGGTCGGGGGAGCTGCCTCGCGACGAGGTGCTGGCCGAGTTGGAGCGGGCGGGTCTGCGCGGCATGGGGGGCGCGGGCTTTCCCACGGCGCGCAAGTGGCGCGCCGTGGCGGCCCGGCCCGGTCCCCGGCTGGTGGTGGTCAATGCCGATGAGGGCGAGCCCGGCACTTTCAAGGACCGCTGGTTCCTGCAAACCAACGCCGCCCGCGTGCTGGAAGGCGCCCTGATCGCCGCCTGGGCGGTGGAGGCGGACGAGGTCTATCTCTATCTGCGCGACGAGTATGCCGACCTGCATAAGCTGCTGACGGTCCTGATCCGGGCCTTGCCCGGTTCGGTGCCCGTCCATCTGCGGCGCGGCGCCGGGGCCTATGTCTGTGGCGAGGAATCGGCGCTGATCGAAAGCCTGGAGGGCAAGCGCGGCCTGCCGCGCCAGCGTCCGCCCTATGTGGCCGAGGTCGGACTGTTCGGGCGGCCCACCGTGGTCAATAACGTCGAGACCCTGTATTGGGTAAGCCGCATCCTGGCCGAGGGGGCGGAGCTGTTCACCGATGAGGGCCGCAACGGGCACCGGGGCTTGCGCACCTATTCCGTTTCCGGAAGAGTTCGCCTGCCCGGCGTCAAGATCGCCCCCAACGGCATCACCATCACCGAACTGATCGAGGAATTCTGCGGCGGCATGGAGGACGGGCACCAGCTTCGCGCCTATCTGCCGGGCGGGGCCTCGGGCGGGTTCCTGCCCGCCCATGTCACGCCGCCCCTGGCCTTCGGCGCCATCGAGGAGCATGGCGGCTTTATCGGTTCGGCGGCGGTGGTGGTGTTCTCGCAAGAGGACGATCTTCGGGCGCATGCGCTGAACCTCGCCCGCTTTTTCGCCCATGAAAGTTGCGGCCAGTGCACGCCGTGCCGGGTGGGAACGGCCAAGGCGGCGGATCTGTTGGCCAGCCCCCGCTGGGACGAGGATCTGCTGAATGATCTGGCCCAGGTGATGCGCGACGCCTCCATCTGCGGCCTGGGCCAGGCGGCGCCCAATGTCTGGCAGAGCCTGCTGCGCCATTTCCCCGAGGTGGTGACATGA